In Verrucomicrobiota bacterium, the genomic window TAAACGCGCCGAAACGTGTCTGGTGGTGGTTGGCCGCGGCACCACCGATCCGGACGCAAATTCAGACGTGTCAAAGCTGGCCCGCATGCTCGAGGAAGGGCTCGGTCTCGGTGCGTCGTTCGTCTGCTATGCCGGAACGGCGCGCCCGTCGGTCGCCGAAGGACTTCGGCTGGCGGCTCGACTCGGCCTTCCGAGGATCGTGGTAGCCCCGTTCCTGCTGTTTACCGGGGTGTTGTTGAAGCGGGTCCACGCGGCGGCGGACGAATTGGCGCAGCGGTCCCGGGGCCACGAGGTGCTCAAATGCGATCCGCTGGGGGCCGATAGTCACCTGGCCGACGCGTTCCTGGAGCGGGCGGCGGAAAGCGTTGAAGGCATGGCGGCCATGAATTGCAGCCTTTGCAAATACCGGGTGCAGATCATCGGGTACGAACAGGAAGTCGGAACGCCCCAGCGCGGGCACCATTTTCACGTGCGCGCCGGTGCCGCCGACGAGCGGCCCGAAAAAGCGGGCCCGCAATTTGAGCTGCACCCGATTGAACGGAAGAGCTTCGAAATCATCGCGGCGGCACGTGACTGGTCAACCTTTCCTGAAGCTGAACGCGACGTGCTGAAACGCCTCGTGCACACCACCGGCGATACCGGCATCGTGGAAGACGTGTTTATTTCTGCCGGCGCACTTGAGGCGGGTCTTCGCGCCCTGGCGAGGCGCTGCCCGATCGCCACGGACGTCACGATGGTACAAAGCGGGCTGCGCCGGACCCTGCTCGAGCGGTTTGGCATCGAGACATTTTGCGCAGTCCACGACGAGGAAACCCGGCTGCTTGCTGCGGCGACAGGCTGCACCCGTTCAGCCGCGGGTATCCGCCGCGCCTGGGAAAGGTTCGGGAATGAGACCGTGCTGGCGATCGGTGACGCGCCCACGGCCGTGGAGGAAACCGTGCGCCTGGTCCGGGAACACCGTTGGCGTCCGCAACTCGTGATCGGGCTGCCGGTCGGGTTCGTCGGCACCCGCGAGTGCAAAGACCAACTCCGTCGCTGCGTGCATATCCCCCGGATCACGAACCGCGGCACCCGCGGCGGATCACCCTGGGCTGCCGCCGTGGTGAACGCCTTGCTGATCCGGTTGGCCGCCACCAGGAACGGAGCGGAGAATCGAGCGGTAAACCGATGAAGGTGATGAACGCGCTCGATCTGTCCATCCTTGCCGAAAACGGGTTACGCCGCGGGTTCACCACCGGGTCCTGCGCGACGGCGGCGGTGAAAGCGGCGCTGTTGAAATTACTCTGCGGTGAGCTTACCGGGCGGGTAAACGTCACTTTGCCGGACGGCGAATTTTATCTGACGATTCCGATTGAAAGCGTGTACGACGAACCGGACGGCTGGGTGCGGGCAACCGTGATCAAGGACGCAGGCGACGATCCGGACCAGACCCATCGGGCCAGGATTTTTGCCCGTGTTCGATCCAATTCCAGCGGCCGGGTCATCTTTCGGCGTGGCGAAGGCGTTGGGATCGTGACCCAGCCGGGCCTGGCGGTGCCGGTAGGCGAACCGGCTATCAATCCGGCCCCCCGGAAGATGATTTTGCGGGCGGTCCAGGAAGTGCTGGCCGAAGGCGATAGCATTGGCCCGTCAGGTTACGACGTTGAGATCGGTTGTGAAAATGGAGCCGAAATCGCCCGCCGCACGTTTAACCCGCGTCTCGGGATCGAGGGCGGCATCTCGATCCTCGGCACCACCGGGGTCGTCGAGCCGAAATCAATGGCGGCCTTCAAAGCGTCGATCGAGACCTATATCCGCGTGGCGCTCGGGGATAACCCGCCCGAAATCGTGCTTGCGCCCGGAAACATCGGACAACGCTTCGCCCGCGCCACGCTTGATGCGCCGCTTAAGCGGGTCGTGCAGATGTCGAACTTCGTCGGGTTCGCCCTGGACTGCGTCGAGCGCACGCTCCTGGAAAACGGGCAACGGCTCCCCCGTCTGTGGATCGTCGGGCACCCGGGCAAGCTCGCGAAGGTTCTTGACGGTGTTTGGGATACGCACTCGCAGCGGAGCGAGAGCGCGGTAAGGCCGGTTCGCCGGATCGCGGGGGCGTGCGGGTTCACCGCCGAAGAGTGCGCGCGTTTTCAGGCCTCAAGAACGGTGGAGGGAATCATCGAATCCCTGGCCGGTGACGAGCGGGCGCCCGCTTTCTGGCGCGAGGTTGAGACCCGGATCGCCGCCGCCATAGGCCCGAAGCTGTCCACGGTGGACCGCGTCTGCGTGCGGATTTTTACCCTGGACGGGAAGGAACTCGGAGGCTGACCATGGAACACCTGGGCACATTTTATGGAATCGGCGTCGGGCCGGGCGAACCCGGGCTCATCACGCTGGCGGCGTGGGAAGCGTTGCAACGGTGCGACGTGATCTTCACTCCGCGCGCGCAATCCGCCTCTGCGTCCGCCGCTCGAAACTGCCTTCCGCCGCACGCGATCCCGGACAAACGGTTCCGCGAAATCGAGTTCCGCATGGACCCGGATCGCGAAGTCTTGCGCGAATTTTATACGCTCCTGGCGGGGCAGATCGCGGCCGAACTGCGCGCCGGACGCAACGCCGGGTACCTGACGCTCGGCGACCCGCTCACCTACTCGACCTACGGTTACACGCTCGCAGCCCTTCGCGGCTGCCTGCCGCAACTCCGGCACCGGACATTTCCCGGCATCACCAGTTATTGCGCGCTCGCCGCCGCGACCGACTGGCCCCTGGGCGAAGGCAAGGAACGGGTGCTGATCCTGCCGTGTCCCGAATCGATGATCGAGCTGCGCCATGCCATTGAGGAAAATGACATCGTCGTGCTCATGAAGATCGGCGGGCGCCTGCCGTCGGTCCTGGAGCTCTTACGCCAACTGGGCATCGCCGAGCACTGCGCCTTCGGCCGGCATGTCGGCATGCAAAAGGAATTCATCGCCCGGCAGGCGCACGAACTCGAGGCCGTTTCCGAGAACCACGGTTACCTTGCCACGATGCTGATCCGCAAAACGCCGCCGGTAAATCGCCATGCTTGAACCAAAGGTTCGTCCTGATCCGAAAGTCTATTTCATCGGCGCCGGTCCCGGCGCGGCGGATCTGATCACGATCCGCGGCGCGGAAATCCTGCGGCGGGTTCCGCTCGTGCTCTATGCGGGTTCGCTCGTCAGCCGCGACCTCCTGGTGCATTGCCGGCCGGACGCGGAAATCATCGACACGTCGCGCCTGACGCTCGACGAACAGGAGGCGCACTACGTGCGTGCGTCCGCCCAAGGCC contains:
- a CDS encoding precorrin-8X methylmutase, producing MTTTAKADYGIVIAGHGSRDPEGVLDFEGLVRLIKRRVPGQQHVTHGYLEFARPTIAEAVRANIAAGSRKLSIVPAVLLAATHAKNDLPSEVLALRREFPEVGIHYGAPLHLHPLVLRLFRERIIQAEAQSSSVVKRAETCLVVVGRGTTDPDANSDVSKLARMLEEGLGLGASFVCYAGTARPSVAEGLRLAARLGLPRIVVAPFLLFTGVLLKRVHAAADELAQRSRGHEVLKCDPLGADSHLADAFLERAAESVEGMAAMNCSLCKYRVQIIGYEQEVGTPQRGHHFHVRAGAADERPEKAGPQFELHPIERKSFEIIAAARDWSTFPEAERDVLKRLVHTTGDTGIVEDVFISAGALEAGLRALARRCPIATDVTMVQSGLRRTLLERFGIETFCAVHDEETRLLAAATGCTRSAAGIRRAWERFGNETVLAIGDAPTAVEETVRLVREHRWRPQLVIGLPVGFVGTRECKDQLRRCVHIPRITNRGTRGGSPWAAAVVNALLIRLAATRNGAENRAVNR
- the cbiD gene encoding cobalamin biosynthesis protein CbiD; translation: MKVMNALDLSILAENGLRRGFTTGSCATAAVKAALLKLLCGELTGRVNVTLPDGEFYLTIPIESVYDEPDGWVRATVIKDAGDDPDQTHRARIFARVRSNSSGRVIFRRGEGVGIVTQPGLAVPVGEPAINPAPRKMILRAVQEVLAEGDSIGPSGYDVEIGCENGAEIARRTFNPRLGIEGGISILGTTGVVEPKSMAAFKASIETYIRVALGDNPPEIVLAPGNIGQRFARATLDAPLKRVVQMSNFVGFALDCVERTLLENGQRLPRLWIVGHPGKLAKVLDGVWDTHSQRSESAVRPVRRIAGACGFTAEECARFQASRTVEGIIESLAGDERAPAFWREVETRIAAAIGPKLSTVDRVCVRIFTLDGKELGG
- the cobI gene encoding precorrin-2 C(20)-methyltransferase, whose translation is MEHLGTFYGIGVGPGEPGLITLAAWEALQRCDVIFTPRAQSASASAARNCLPPHAIPDKRFREIEFRMDPDREVLREFYTLLAGQIAAELRAGRNAGYLTLGDPLTYSTYGYTLAALRGCLPQLRHRTFPGITSYCALAAATDWPLGEGKERVLILPCPESMIELRHAIEENDIVVLMKIGGRLPSVLELLRQLGIAEHCAFGRHVGMQKEFIARQAHELEAVSENHGYLATMLIRKTPPVNRHA